CGGCGTCGCCGCCCTGTGCCCCGATACCGGGGACGAGGAAGGGGAGATCAGGTACCTGTTCGCGCAGTTCCTCGAGTTCCTGGGGCTTCGTCGCGCCGACGACGAGCCCCACGTTGTCGTTCTCGTTCCAGAGGTCGGCCAGCGCGGCCACGCGCTCGTAGAGTGGTTCGCCGGTCTCGAGTTCGAGGTCCTGTAAGTCGGCTCCGCCGGGGTTCGAGGTCCGACAGAGGATGAAGACGCCGGACTCCTCGTCGGCCAGAAACGGCTGCAGGGAGTCCCGACCCATGTACGGGTTGACGGTGATCGCGTCCGCGGTCTCGAGCAACTGGGCGTACTGACGGGTGGTGTTGCCGATATCGGCCCGTTTTGCGTCCAGCAGAACGGGCACATTCTTCCCGTGTGCGTACGCGATCGTCTCTCTGAGGGCGCGCCAACCGTCGGAGTCCTCGTAGAACGCGGCGTTGGGCTTGTAGACTGCGGCGTGTTCGTGGGTCGCGTCGATGATTCGCCGGTTGAACGCCCAGCGAGGCAGGTCGTGTTCCCGTAAGTGGTCGGGAATCCGTGATAGATCGGGATCGAGACCGACGCTGACGACGCTGTCGACCGTCCGAATGCGGTCGTGCAGCCGATCGAAGAAGTTCATACCTCCGAATGGTCCTGCGGCGGTCGAAAAGGTTGCTATCCCATACGATGACAGTAGCCCGTTGATTTCGGACACCCATCCTGTTAACAGACACCACATACTGGCGGTAAGACGCCCAATTCGGGCGGTATATGGGTTCACTCGAGCGCAGTGACCAGTTGCCACTCGGTTCCGGGCAAGTCACCTCCAAATACTTTAGACATCAGGTACTTCGGTACTATAATCGTCGGCTACAGTATGGCTATTCGAACCAACGAGAAATCTAACTCGCGTCTCGGTCGACTTCGAGACCGGATCCGTTCGACGCTGTTTGCTGGACGGAACGCGACGGCGGACGACGCCCTCGATCACGAGTCGGCAGCCGAGCAGCGGCCGACGAACCCGGACGCGCCCGGCAATCTCTTTCACTGCTCGACCTGTGGAAACGTCTACATCGACTCCGAGAAAAGTAGCTGTACCGCGTGCGAGGAGGACGTCGAGCAAGTGTCGTCGACGCTCGAGTCCTCGCCAGTTCGTCACTGACGCCGACCCGAGTGAGCCATTCAGCCGTCCGATTCGACCAATCCTACTCCTTTCGAGCGTCCAGTCCGATCGGACCTCGAGGAGGCTCATCCGGTTTGCTGTACCGAGTTCCCGGTGGGACCGCAGGGTGGATCGCGATCCCGGCGAAACTGATGTACAGCAGACCGTATCAGGCTTCGAGTACTTCGATCAGGTTCCCCTCCGGATCGCGGAGGAACACGATCGACGTCCCGCTGGCCGTCGTCCGCGGCTCGCTGATCGTCGTCACGTCGTCAGGGAGGCCCGCGTAGAAGGAGTCGAGATCGTCGACGGAGAGGCCGACGTGTGTCGCACCGGGCTGGTTGAGCCCCGCGGCCGGCGAGTCGCTCGCTTCGGGATCGTACTCGACGAGTTCGATTCGGATCCCGTCCGCCTCGAGGTGGGCGAACTCGCCGCGGGCGTCTTCGACGCCGACGGCGTCCGAGAACGCCTCGCCCTCGACGCTGAACCGATCGGCGACGGAGAGACCGAGCACGTCTCGATAGAACGGCAGCGTTTCCTCGAGGTCGCTAACGGTGATACCGACGTGGTGTGCGCTGAGAGTCGTCATTAGCTGGACCGTACCGGCCCGCAGGAAAAACGGTTCCGGCTGGCGAATCGGTTTTCTCACCGCTCGAGACTGCTGTTCACGGTTCGCCGACGTCGAGCGTCCAGTTACCATCGGCCTCGACGTCGATCCAGGAGACGCCGCTCGCGCCGGCCGATCTCGAGGCATCGAACTCGCCGCGTTGGTTGACGAGTTGTTCCCAGCCGCCGTCCGCACCGTAGCCGTCGACGACGAACGCGCCGTCGCCGTCGTGAGTCACGGAGAGGGTGAGACCGTCGTCGGCCCACAGCGGACCGACGAATCCGGATCCCGATCCGGACGCTTCGATCGGAGGCTCCTCGAGGTCGTCGCCGTGGACGGCGGGCTGCTCCAGTTCGATCGACCACGGGCCGTCTGCGTCGACGACGATCTGGTACGTTCCGCCGCCGACGGGCACCATCGACTCGCCCTCGGTGACTCCAGCCGTGGTACTGAGCCGTTCGTTGGGGAGATCGCCATCGACCGGTATCAGCTCCGCGGCGAACGTGCCATCGCCGTCGTGAGTGAACTGTGCCGTGACGATTCCCTCGTCGAGATCGAACGCGTCGGATTCGTCCGTTCCGTCTCCGTCGAACGAATGGGATCTCCCCGCCTCGAGGATCGTCCCGTCCGGCTTCCCTCCGGATTCGTCCCCAGTTCCGCGGTCGATATCGTCCATCCCGTCGACGATATCGGAGGGCGTGATCACGTCGAGACCACGGTTTTCGATGTGATCGAGCAGGTGTTCGAACTCCTCGAGCGACATACTGTTGCTCCCGGCGTCCCCCTCGACGATCCGGGGGATCCGAATCACGGTGAGCTGGCGGTACTGATCACAGAGGTTGATGTGTCGTCGAACGCCGTTGTGGAGCGCGGGACCCCAGATCACCGGGGTCATATGGGTCCCGGTCGGCGGCGCGCCGGTTGGACAGCTGCCGAACAGGAAGCCCGACTCGTGGTACTCCCGGACGATTTCGTGGGTCTCCGGCGTCATGCTGCGCCAGTCCGGGGCGAAGAAGTGACGCGAGCCGTCGTCGAAGCCGC
Above is a window of Natronorubrum tibetense GA33 DNA encoding:
- the pyrF gene encoding orotidine-5'-phosphate decarboxylase — encoded protein: MNFFDRLHDRIRTVDSVVSVGLDPDLSRIPDHLREHDLPRWAFNRRIIDATHEHAAVYKPNAAFYEDSDGWRALRETIAYAHGKNVPVLLDAKRADIGNTTRQYAQLLETADAITVNPYMGRDSLQPFLADEESGVFILCRTSNPGGADLQDLELETGEPLYERVAALADLWNENDNVGLVVGATKPQELEELREQVPDLPFLVPGIGAQGGDAEAAVEFGLANGVGLVNSSRGIIFAGEDSEAQSASDSRAAEPRDDGEQFANASGQAAKRLKKRLNQYRD
- a CDS encoding VOC family protein, which gives rise to MTTLSAHHVGITVSDLEETLPFYRDVLGLSVADRFSVEGEAFSDAVGVEDARGEFAHLEADGIRIELVEYDPEASDSPAAGLNQPGATHVGLSVDDLDSFYAGLPDDVTTISEPRTTASGTSIVFLRDPEGNLIEVLEA
- a CDS encoding polysaccharide deacetylase family protein, with the protein product MDHDLSRRHALATFAVGSTALAGCLDFLSGDGTDDSAEEGGGNGTNGHGSTWPAIDSGEVIDDFEDLDRWGVRNGRLEAAPDEARTGSQAAVIEGDDRTAGITIGLSNGLDLEGWDTSLAVKPESATQIVVEFIAPTRDERLNTVRAVPDGYDGWFRLDCGYEHKPEGEPDLSNVTRLNVIAVGPDDGPTRLLVDDLRRTEAVDNGKAILACYGGHDSHYDLAAELLEERGWAAAVPVDPGRIGGQGRMGIDELHELRDRGWDVCSYPRGESDLTEQPAERQRTVVESTRDSLADRGFDDGSRHFFAPDWRSMTPETHEIVREYHESGFLFGSCPTGAPPTGTHMTPVIWGPALHNGVRRHINLCDQYRQLTVIRIPRIVEGDAGSNSMSLEEFEHLLDHIENRGLDVITPSDIVDGMDDIDRGTGDESGGKPDGTILEAGRSHSFDGDGTDESDAFDLDEGIVTAQFTHDGDGTFAAELIPVDGDLPNERLSTTAGVTEGESMVPVGGGTYQIVVDADGPWSIELEQPAVHGDDLEEPPIEASGSGSGFVGPLWADDGLTLSVTHDGDGAFVVDGYGADGGWEQLVNQRGEFDASRSAGASGVSWIDVEADGNWTLDVGEP